From a region of the Longimicrobium sp. genome:
- a CDS encoding phosphoribosyltransferase — protein sequence MAVPTVLHPAHSPAGGLSGRFDLSWELFGELCRALAVRVAQEFQPELVIGIATAGVVPAATVATMLQCDFEAMKVTRREHGRVAHAYPRVLSPTPVSARGRRVLIVDEISTSGDTLRLALAAVREVGPAAVRTATSFVRPGGYRPDFHALETGSLIVFPWDQQVIEGGGLVPGAMYTPQA from the coding sequence ATGGCCGTTCCGACCGTGCTTCATCCCGCGCATTCGCCCGCGGGTGGCCTATCCGGCCGGTTCGACCTGTCGTGGGAGCTGTTCGGCGAGCTGTGCCGCGCCCTGGCGGTGCGTGTGGCGCAGGAGTTTCAGCCGGAGCTGGTCATCGGCATCGCCACGGCGGGGGTGGTGCCCGCGGCCACGGTGGCGACGATGCTGCAGTGCGACTTCGAGGCGATGAAGGTCACCCGCCGCGAGCACGGGCGCGTGGCCCACGCCTATCCGCGCGTGCTGTCGCCCACGCCCGTGAGCGCCCGCGGCCGCCGCGTGCTGATCGTGGACGAGATCAGCACCAGCGGCGACACCCTGCGCCTGGCTCTGGCCGCGGTGCGCGAGGTGGGACCGGCCGCGGTCCGGACCGCCACCAGCTTCGTGCGCCCCGGCGGCTACCGGCCGGACTTCCACGCGCTGGAAACCGGCTCGCTGATCGTGTTTCCGTGGGACCAGCAGGTGATCGAGGGCGGCGGGCTGGTGCCTGGCGCCATGTACACGCCCCAGGCCTGA